In one window of Shewanella goraebulensis DNA:
- a CDS encoding DUF2057 domain-containing protein, protein MKFTLPLSAALIAFVTSTSAIAANMTIPMSFEYLALDGKEIDTNMFTHKTDLALENGDHKIAIRYHDMVDDDFSDSQSFVKSSPFIIDITVDGDHEYLLKPADGDFVKRPKSFAKDPQIVISRKDNGSVIYKVTQTDYKESSFISNLFSGNKGEDIDTLSASATDGNTKAIPVAAVATSATVAATAPSAAQVAPAPAVAQAGDKTATHPEQMLQYWWLQADEETRKEFMSWAIKQL, encoded by the coding sequence ATGAAATTTACTCTCCCGCTAAGTGCAGCATTAATAGCTTTCGTCACTTCAACATCGGCTATAGCGGCTAATATGACCATTCCTATGTCTTTTGAATACCTAGCGCTTGACGGTAAAGAAATAGATACCAATATGTTTACTCATAAAACCGATTTAGCACTTGAAAATGGTGACCATAAAATAGCGATTCGCTATCACGATATGGTTGATGACGATTTTAGTGATAGTCAAAGTTTTGTGAAATCATCACCGTTTATTATCGATATAACCGTTGATGGTGATCATGAATATTTATTAAAGCCAGCTGATGGCGACTTTGTTAAAAGACCAAAATCATTTGCGAAAGATCCACAAATCGTGATTTCACGTAAAGATAATGGTTCAGTCATCTATAAAGTGACGCAAACAGACTATAAAGAAAGTAGCTTTATCAGTAATTTGTTTAGCGGCAATAAAGGCGAAGATATTGACACTTTATCTGCATCAGCCACTGACGGTAATACCAAAGCAATCCCTGTTGCTGCTGTTGCGACAAGTGCTACTGTGGCGGCCACAGCTCCGTCTGCTGCCCAAGTTGCACCAGCGCCAGCTGTTGCACAAGCAGGTGATAAGACTGCCACACATCCTGAACAGATGCTGCAATACTGGTGGTTACAGGCCGATGAAGAAACCAGAAAAGAGTTTATGAGCTGGGCTATCAAACAACTTTAA
- a CDS encoding sulfite exporter TauE/SafE family protein, whose protein sequence is MELLLDPSHWVILAVIGLVAGFIDAVVGGGGLLSIPALLTMGIPPHLALGTNKLAACFGSITAGYTYYKQQLINLRFWKTAFITTFLGAILGSIFVYLIDAAWLEKILPLVIISIAIYTLFSPKAMGENLKAAPITSPCKRKQAAQGVLLGGYDGFAGPGIGAFWTVSSIRLHKLPLLNSCALARVMTSVSNVTALVIFALLGEVDWILGLWMGVCMMAGSYIGAKSAIRFGVPFVKPLFIFTVLSIAAHLAWTAWL, encoded by the coding sequence TTGGAATTATTGTTAGATCCAAGCCACTGGGTAATCTTGGCCGTTATAGGCCTTGTGGCCGGTTTTATTGATGCCGTAGTTGGTGGTGGTGGGTTGCTATCTATTCCAGCACTGTTAACTATGGGTATCCCACCACATTTAGCACTAGGAACCAACAAACTAGCAGCTTGTTTTGGTTCAATCACAGCTGGCTACACCTATTATAAGCAACAATTAATCAATCTTAGATTTTGGAAGACGGCTTTTATAACCACCTTTTTGGGCGCCATATTAGGCAGTATTTTTGTTTATTTAATTGATGCAGCTTGGCTTGAAAAAATCTTACCGTTAGTCATTATCAGTATTGCTATCTATACCTTATTTAGTCCTAAAGCTATGGGGGAAAACCTCAAAGCTGCACCTATAACCTCACCCTGCAAACGAAAACAAGCTGCCCAAGGCGTATTACTCGGCGGCTATGATGGTTTTGCAGGACCAGGGATTGGCGCTTTTTGGACAGTATCGAGTATAAGATTACACAAATTACCTTTACTCAATAGTTGCGCATTAGCACGAGTAATGACGTCAGTAAGTAATGTCACCGCTTTGGTTATTTTTGCCTTGTTAGGCGAAGTAGACTGGATTTTAGGACTGTGGATGGGCGTATGTATGATGGCGGGATCGTATATTGGTGCTAAATCGGCGATTAGATTTGGGGTCCCATTTGTTAAGCCTCTGTTTATCTTTACTGTTTTGTCGATAGCAGCACACCTTGCGTGGACGGCTTGGCTATGA
- a CDS encoding DNA polymerase II — protein sequence MIIASESPVSLQSNLTLTSVKGRVLTRHAKYQHGRLLLQYFLKTASGPALIEIEQAEVICFCKQSDSAFLLQHFTSGIRIEPIKLKNFSHQQVSCIYLKSTTVQKQLLRIANDAGIDIYEADIKVEQRYLIERFIALDAEFIASAPPLQQSLPSYIATKARKADLDIPLSMVSLDFECSPTGELYSVGLYGSKSALDNQCDIYKKVIMVGKPTFDENKLAENEDGNSNAKAYTSSSEYIQWVDNEVELIHALIHWFTDYDPDVIIGWAVVTFDLALLYKRCQLHSIPLLIGRASTELSWKVEDKFRPETLSLPGRVVLDGIDWIKAAFYQFERYSLEHVSQHLLNEGKAIDHVENRGQEICHLFANDKLALAFYNLTDCRLVWDIFENTQLLAFALERAKLTGLEFGRVGASVAAFNNLYLPHLHRSGYVAPARAASKGLESPGGYVMDSIPGFYKDVLVLDFKSLYPSIIRTFLIDPKGLIEAEHQTKELTVPGFLEAQFSRENPILPQLIAKLAEQRELAKVHKDKPLSQAIKIIMNSLYGVLGSKGCVFHDAKLASSITMRGHQIMKQTKSWIEAEGYKVIYGDTDSTFVWLGENHQIQDINCVGQTLARLVTEKWRQTCTDNYQIESYLELEFESHFNQFVMPTLRGSDAGSKKRYVGASKDSEGHIELTFKGMEQVRSDWSPVARRMQYHLYLLLFTQGDVKSYLQQQLQKLEKGELDEELIFRKRLKRNVEEYTAKSSPHVKAAIRLCQITGNESAGRRGSMVEYRMTLNGAQPIEAKNEAIDYQYYVEKQIKPIAEPVLALLGEGFDSLSNNQMMLI from the coding sequence ATGATAATTGCTAGTGAATCACCAGTAAGTTTGCAGTCTAATCTTACTTTAACGTCTGTTAAAGGTAGAGTGTTGACTAGGCATGCTAAGTATCAGCATGGTCGTTTGTTACTGCAATATTTTTTAAAAACGGCTTCAGGTCCTGCGTTAATCGAGATTGAGCAAGCTGAAGTTATTTGTTTTTGCAAACAGTCAGACAGTGCATTTTTACTGCAGCATTTTACTTCAGGCATCCGCATAGAGCCGATAAAACTTAAAAATTTTAGTCATCAACAAGTGTCATGTATTTACCTTAAATCAACCACGGTACAAAAGCAGTTATTGAGGATTGCTAATGATGCAGGCATCGATATCTATGAAGCTGACATTAAAGTGGAGCAACGTTATTTAATCGAACGTTTTATCGCGTTAGATGCTGAATTTATTGCATCTGCGCCACCATTGCAGCAATCGCTGCCTTCATATATAGCGACGAAAGCAAGAAAGGCTGATTTGGATATTCCGTTATCTATGGTTTCACTGGATTTTGAATGTAGCCCGACAGGCGAGCTATATTCTGTGGGTTTATATGGCTCAAAATCTGCACTTGATAATCAATGTGATATATATAAAAAAGTGATAATGGTCGGCAAGCCAACCTTTGATGAAAATAAGCTTGCTGAAAACGAAGACGGTAACTCAAATGCTAAAGCTTATACAAGCTCAAGCGAATATATTCAGTGGGTCGATAACGAAGTTGAATTAATCCATGCGTTAATCCATTGGTTTACTGATTATGACCCTGATGTAATTATTGGTTGGGCTGTGGTGACGTTCGATTTAGCTTTATTATATAAGCGCTGTCAATTACATAGTATTCCTTTGTTGATTGGAAGGGCTAGTACTGAACTTTCATGGAAAGTAGAAGATAAATTCAGGCCTGAAACCTTATCACTTCCGGGCAGAGTTGTGCTCGATGGGATTGATTGGATTAAAGCGGCGTTTTATCAATTCGAACGTTATTCTCTAGAGCATGTGTCTCAGCATCTACTTAATGAAGGTAAAGCAATCGACCATGTTGAAAATCGTGGCCAAGAGATTTGTCACTTATTTGCTAACGATAAACTTGCATTAGCATTCTACAACTTAACTGATTGCCGTCTTGTCTGGGATATTTTTGAAAACACACAACTTCTCGCTTTTGCATTGGAAAGAGCAAAGTTAACAGGACTAGAGTTTGGTCGAGTGGGCGCATCAGTCGCTGCGTTCAATAATTTATACTTACCGCACCTTCATCGCAGTGGTTATGTTGCACCTGCAAGAGCAGCAAGCAAAGGGTTAGAGTCGCCAGGTGGCTATGTTATGGATTCTATACCTGGATTTTATAAAGATGTATTAGTTCTCGATTTTAAAAGTTTGTACCCCTCAATCATTCGCACATTTTTAATCGATCCCAAAGGGCTTATTGAAGCCGAACACCAAACAAAAGAGTTGACTGTACCTGGCTTTTTAGAAGCACAATTTAGCCGTGAAAATCCTATATTACCGCAATTAATTGCAAAGCTAGCTGAGCAAAGAGAGCTCGCCAAAGTTCATAAAGATAAACCACTATCTCAAGCTATTAAAATTATCATGAACTCCTTATATGGTGTTTTAGGGTCTAAAGGCTGTGTATTTCATGATGCGAAGCTTGCTAGTTCGATCACTATGCGCGGTCATCAAATTATGAAGCAAACTAAAAGTTGGATTGAAGCCGAAGGCTATAAGGTTATTTACGGTGATACTGATTCAACCTTTGTCTGGCTTGGTGAAAATCATCAAATACAAGATATAAATTGTGTGGGACAAACGCTCGCTAGACTTGTTACCGAGAAATGGCGACAAACGTGCACCGATAATTATCAAATTGAAAGTTATTTGGAATTAGAGTTTGAGAGCCATTTTAATCAATTTGTCATGCCTACACTCAGAGGTTCAGATGCGGGGAGTAAAAAACGCTATGTAGGTGCGTCAAAAGATAGCGAAGGCCATATAGAGCTGACTTTTAAAGGAATGGAGCAGGTGAGAAGTGATTGGAGCCCAGTAGCTAGAAGGATGCAATACCACTTATATCTTTTACTATTTACACAAGGCGATGTGAAGTCTTATTTGCAGCAACAACTGCAAAAGCTCGAAAAAGGCGAGTTAGATGAGGAGCTGATATTTAGGAAAAGGCTCAAAAGAAATGTTGAGGAATACACTGCTAAATCATCACCACATGTTAAAGCTGCAATCAGATTGTGCCAGATAACTGGAAATGAAAGCGCTGGCAGGCGAGGTAGTATGGTTGAATATCGAATGACGCTTAATGGAGCGCAGCCTATAGAAGCTAAAAATGAAGCGATAGATTATCAATATTATGTCGAAAAACAGATAAAACCCATTGCTGAACCTGTTTTAGCATTGCTAGGTGAGGGCTTTGATAGTCTTAGTAACAATCAAATGATGTTAATTTAG
- a CDS encoding primosomal replication protein has translation MRNTNQLIYQLKQQLSSLEQDALYHDQQLPAQQKKMLQDIERFNSQLFIQQGAQLSPCIVQLKKDIQQLEKQLSLKLDVKIIELSCQRIQDRFTALRRALVTTNINVKTAEQKRANSRARYAKKQQQQHSDSGFGWIASNVMKNSHQIYQELNKHLNWATTFEQKIAEMETKLANCHSTDKITIQNEILSLHRRLGKCRQAISYIEERIQMFERPHRNNHR, from the coding sequence ATGAGAAATACCAATCAACTAATTTACCAATTAAAACAGCAACTAAGCTCACTAGAGCAAGATGCGCTTTATCATGACCAGCAATTACCTGCCCAACAAAAAAAAATGCTGCAAGATATTGAACGATTTAACTCACAATTGTTTATTCAACAAGGTGCGCAATTAAGCCCTTGCATAGTTCAACTAAAAAAAGATATTCAGCAGTTAGAAAAGCAACTTTCTTTAAAACTCGATGTCAAAATTATCGAATTAAGTTGTCAACGTATACAAGATCGTTTTACAGCGCTGCGCCGAGCATTGGTTACGACCAATATAAACGTAAAAACAGCAGAGCAAAAACGCGCCAATAGCCGTGCTCGATACGCAAAAAAACAACAGCAACAACATTCAGACAGCGGGTTTGGTTGGATTGCTAGTAATGTGATGAAGAATAGCCATCAAATTTATCAAGAATTAAATAAACATTTGAATTGGGCTACAACTTTTGAACAAAAAATTGCAGAAATGGAAACTAAGCTTGCAAACTGTCACAGTACTGACAAAATCACGATACAAAATGAAATCCTTTCCCTACATCGAAGATTAGGGAAATGCCGTCAAGCAATTAGCTATATTGAAGAACGAATTCAAATGTTTGAACGGCCGCATAGAAATAACCATCGTTAA
- the dinG gene encoding ATP-dependent DNA helicase DinG, producing the protein MLTDHIKTQIRTIYKDIATAMPNFRSRREQNYMVAEISKTLAGDYDKHRRIMVCEAGTGIGKSLSYILGTIPLALASKKKVCIATATVALQEQLLHKDLPFFLQQSGVDFKFGLVKGRQRYVCLAKLAAMIGPEDTSQMAMWQTKPDQSQIDLLKGIHQDFQEGKWNGEIDTLKQPLPDFLWQQICCDKHTCHRQMSSHHNCPFHKAREDVETWDVLIVNHSLLFADLELGGGVILPEPEDMFYVIDEAHHLPTVARDFSSAQATLRGASDWLEKASKTCSKLQNQLKTTHIIAPVQAMLDHIGDLVTQLNQVAHFCDTQPKLFANPETRLRFENGKLPESLLIQAENLATTSNLAVKQFTKIQSVLNEAIKDGELPKHQSEAALSEAGFILQRLENLAKLWKMLAKEDSKKGAPMARWAELITGKQQDYLFCASPIEVGFMLEHMLWQKAAGVVLCSATLRALNNFNHFAHQVGLSLNDGSRFLALLSPFDYENNATLFIPQMNNEPTEDAFTDELAEQIVALVEDEMATLVLFASYWQMEKVTDQVMSKIPKGQLFVQGTMPRQQILQQHKQRCDDGKPSIIFGTGSFSEGLDLPGDYLTNLIVTKLPFAVPTSPVEQAHAEYIKSKGGNPFLQLTIPDASRKLIQSCGRLLRKEDDYGRVTILDRRLITKRYGKSLLDALPPFRKVIE; encoded by the coding sequence ATGTTAACGGATCATATCAAAACTCAGATCCGCACTATCTATAAAGATATTGCGACTGCGATGCCAAACTTTCGTTCTCGCAGAGAACAAAACTACATGGTTGCAGAAATCTCGAAGACGTTAGCAGGTGATTACGATAAACACAGGCGCATTATGGTCTGTGAGGCCGGAACTGGTATTGGTAAGTCGCTTTCTTATATTTTAGGCACCATTCCATTGGCACTTGCTAGTAAGAAAAAGGTCTGTATTGCAACGGCGACAGTAGCACTTCAGGAGCAATTACTTCATAAAGATTTACCCTTCTTTTTACAACAATCTGGTGTCGATTTTAAATTCGGCTTAGTAAAAGGCAGACAACGTTATGTCTGCCTAGCCAAACTCGCTGCGATGATAGGCCCGGAAGACACCTCACAAATGGCGATGTGGCAAACAAAACCAGATCAAAGCCAAATAGATTTATTGAAAGGCATTCATCAAGATTTTCAAGAAGGGAAATGGAATGGTGAGATTGATACATTAAAGCAGCCATTGCCAGATTTTTTATGGCAACAAATTTGTTGCGACAAACACACTTGTCACAGACAAATGTCGAGTCATCACAACTGTCCGTTTCATAAGGCCCGAGAAGATGTAGAAACTTGGGACGTGTTAATCGTCAACCACAGTTTATTGTTTGCCGACCTAGAACTCGGTGGCGGTGTTATCCTCCCTGAACCAGAAGATATGTTTTATGTCATCGATGAGGCTCATCACTTGCCAACAGTTGCCAGAGATTTCTCTAGCGCTCAAGCAACCCTTAGAGGCGCAAGTGACTGGTTAGAGAAAGCCTCTAAAACCTGCTCAAAACTGCAAAACCAACTTAAGACGACTCATATCATTGCACCAGTACAGGCGATGCTTGATCATATTGGAGATTTAGTGACTCAGCTAAATCAAGTGGCTCACTTTTGCGATACACAGCCAAAACTTTTTGCCAACCCAGAAACTCGCTTACGATTCGAAAATGGCAAACTTCCAGAGTCATTACTAATACAAGCAGAAAACTTAGCAACAACATCAAATCTTGCGGTTAAGCAATTTACCAAAATCCAAAGTGTACTTAATGAAGCTATCAAAGATGGTGAGCTGCCAAAGCATCAATCGGAAGCTGCATTATCAGAAGCAGGTTTTATACTGCAGAGATTAGAAAACCTTGCAAAACTTTGGAAAATGCTCGCAAAAGAGGACTCCAAAAAAGGCGCTCCCATGGCACGCTGGGCTGAATTAATAACCGGTAAACAGCAAGATTATTTATTCTGTGCTTCTCCTATTGAAGTTGGCTTTATGTTGGAACACATGCTGTGGCAAAAAGCTGCGGGGGTCGTGCTTTGCAGCGCAACTCTAAGGGCATTAAATAATTTCAATCATTTCGCGCATCAAGTTGGGTTATCTCTAAATGACGGCAGCCGCTTTCTAGCATTGCTATCACCATTTGATTACGAAAATAATGCCACCTTATTTATCCCCCAGATGAATAACGAGCCCACTGAAGATGCTTTTACCGATGAATTAGCGGAACAGATTGTCGCTCTTGTTGAAGATGAAATGGCGACACTCGTCTTGTTTGCTTCTTATTGGCAAATGGAAAAAGTGACTGATCAAGTGATGAGTAAAATTCCAAAAGGCCAGCTATTTGTCCAAGGCACAATGCCAAGACAACAAATCCTCCAGCAACATAAACAGCGATGTGATGATGGCAAACCAAGCATTATCTTCGGTACTGGAAGCTTTTCAGAAGGGTTAGATTTACCTGGAGATTATTTAACAAACTTAATTGTTACTAAGTTGCCTTTTGCTGTACCAACGTCTCCAGTTGAACAAGCTCATGCAGAATACATTAAGAGTAAAGGTGGCAATCCGTTTCTGCAGCTAACTATTCCTGATGCTTCACGAAAATTAATCCAGAGTTGTGGTAGATTACTCCGTAAAGAAGATGACTATGGTCGTGTCACCATTTTGGATAGACGTCTTATTACCAAGCGTTATGGCAAATCACTCCTCGATGCCCTACCGCCTTTTCGCAAAGTTATAGAATAG
- a CDS encoding porin — MKKTLIASALAAVMFVPTASAIEIYKDDKNSVEIGGFIDARVFHGQDTTEVVNGASRINFGFERQMGDGWNTFAKLEWGVNPFGDSEIIYNNDQLSYENGDFLSNRLGYVGVNHDTYGTLTVGKQWGAWYDVVYNTNYGFVWDGDASGTYTYNKGDGSVNGTGRGDKTVQYRNAFGDFSFAVQAQLKQDEFDVLSDGTVDGEPPVSPMINVQQTVATIEYNNTYGLALTYQATDKFVVTAGVNVGEFKGSTVENEKIEETDIIYGLGLTYGGWDAEGLYAAANYSKQEFHDTDNLGRLISEAYGVETLLSYRFDNNIRAFLSYNILDAGDEYKADYEGDTFKRQFTVAGLHYIWDANTVIYLEGRIDNSDFSGSEEAAMKLSDDDGIGFGIRYTL, encoded by the coding sequence ATGAAAAAAACTTTAATCGCTTCAGCACTTGCAGCTGTAATGTTCGTACCAACGGCTTCAGCTATCGAAATCTACAAAGATGATAAAAATTCTGTAGAAATTGGTGGTTTTATTGATGCTCGTGTTTTCCATGGTCAAGATACTACTGAAGTGGTCAATGGTGCATCACGCATTAATTTCGGCTTTGAGCGCCAAATGGGTGACGGCTGGAATACTTTTGCTAAATTAGAGTGGGGCGTAAATCCATTTGGTGACAGTGAAATTATTTATAACAATGACCAACTTTCTTATGAGAATGGCGACTTCCTATCGAACCGTTTGGGCTATGTTGGTGTTAATCATGACACTTACGGTACGTTAACTGTAGGTAAGCAGTGGGGTGCTTGGTACGACGTCGTTTACAACACTAACTACGGTTTTGTATGGGATGGTGATGCTTCAGGTACTTATACATATAACAAAGGCGACGGTTCGGTAAATGGTACTGGTCGTGGCGACAAAACGGTTCAATACCGTAATGCATTTGGTGACTTTAGTTTTGCTGTTCAAGCCCAGTTAAAGCAAGACGAGTTTGACGTGTTATCTGACGGTACTGTTGATGGCGAACCTCCAGTATCTCCAATGATCAATGTTCAACAAACTGTTGCTACAATTGAATATAACAATACTTACGGTTTAGCATTAACTTATCAAGCAACAGATAAATTCGTTGTTACTGCGGGTGTAAACGTAGGTGAATTCAAAGGTTCTACTGTAGAAAACGAAAAAATTGAAGAAACTGATATAATCTACGGTTTGGGTCTAACTTACGGCGGTTGGGATGCTGAAGGTCTATACGCAGCGGCTAACTACAGTAAGCAAGAGTTCCACGATACAGACAATTTAGGCCGTCTGATCTCAGAAGCTTATGGTGTAGAAACGCTTTTATCATACCGTTTTGACAACAATATCCGTGCGTTCCTTTCTTACAATATCTTAGATGCTGGTGATGAGTACAAAGCTGACTACGAAGGTGACACGTTCAAACGTCAGTTCACTGTAGCTGGCTTACATTACATCTGGGATGCTAATACAGTTATTTACTTAGAAGGTCGTATCGATAATAGTGACTTCAGTGGTAGTGAAGAAGCTGCAATGAAGTTATCTGATGATGACGGTATTGGTTTCGGTATTCGTTACACTCTTTAG
- a CDS encoding TonB-dependent receptor domain-containing protein: MHKNLLAKSVRLAMISGAAAAALSTPVAFAAEEDETVERIEVTGSRIKRTDLEGASPVTTITAENMKVEGNFTVADALRNSNLNSFGSFSERSGSSAQSQATIDLRGAGSSRTLVLIDGKRFPGSPTLGGASANLNAIPMAAVERIEILTDGASSTYGSDAIAGVVNIIMKKNYQGIEFNVGGGSRDRDGGLTSKEFSVVAGYEMDKGNITFAFDHQDREGISDADRDFTAAKINGDYDSAQAYVDTDGWSIYGATIAAPDFSTTQASPLCDDLVAEYGENTFRKVKADTHWGTPGAEYCMFAYGNVSYNKASIDRNTVYVDANYEIAEDVEWFGRAMVTQNSSFGRYAPPAAGWSNMAADNPHNPYDEETFGYFRWVGIGNRDGKVDDYNQDYLTGLRGSISSWNDATWEFYYHHNIADNKSIGEYYLSYSGLAYNQANDIDLGSEAGINNMRATTLTQGRATFDQYNGGIGFDAFELPGGQAAHYFGMEYFDQNFSEVYDAQSEAGLIGGSAGNSAGGDRQVWAAFYEVALPVVDSVEINLAVRYDDYSDFGGNTAPKASVRWQALDNLVVRASYSEAFRAPGLDQLYAATTFSAETATDYAFCESNGIADCPSGQVDTYISANDELGPETSEYINFGVAWDVIEEFGVKVDYFNLNIDDVISQRSSTSVMEGIADGTLAPTDTFYVNRAPSTGGTLGRALEVGTGYANSDKLEIEGIDVALNSAFETSIGEFNFNWQNSFITKYIVEDAAGTDAVDTAGWAGQPDYRSNFTAIYSIGDNSFSWNANYISSTYEDKDEGELDDWLIHNISYSYDVGSFGLIRLAVNNLTDEDPVLSSDGKYEDPSLYNNYGREYRASYTLKF, from the coding sequence ATGCATAAGAATTTATTAGCTAAATCAGTGCGTCTCGCAATGATTAGCGGTGCAGCTGCGGCAGCACTAAGTACACCGGTAGCTTTTGCTGCTGAAGAAGATGAAACAGTAGAGCGTATTGAAGTAACGGGTTCGCGTATTAAGCGTACTGATTTAGAAGGTGCTTCACCGGTAACTACCATTACTGCAGAAAATATGAAGGTAGAAGGTAACTTTACCGTTGCTGATGCACTTCGTAACAGTAACTTGAACTCATTTGGTTCGTTCTCTGAACGTTCAGGTAGTTCAGCACAGTCTCAAGCAACGATCGATTTACGTGGTGCTGGTTCAAGTCGTACCCTAGTACTTATCGATGGTAAGCGTTTTCCTGGTTCACCGACTCTAGGCGGTGCTTCAGCTAACTTGAATGCTATTCCAATGGCTGCAGTTGAAAGAATTGAAATCTTAACAGATGGTGCTTCTTCAACTTATGGTTCAGATGCGATTGCTGGTGTTGTAAACATCATCATGAAAAAGAATTACCAAGGCATTGAATTTAATGTAGGTGGTGGTAGTCGTGACCGTGATGGTGGTCTAACAAGTAAAGAATTCTCAGTTGTCGCTGGTTATGAAATGGACAAAGGTAATATTACTTTTGCATTTGATCATCAAGACCGTGAAGGTATTTCTGATGCTGACCGTGACTTTACTGCAGCAAAAATTAATGGTGACTATGATTCAGCTCAAGCATATGTAGACACTGATGGTTGGTCAATCTATGGCGCTACAATTGCAGCTCCAGATTTTTCTACTACTCAAGCATCTCCTTTGTGTGACGATTTAGTTGCTGAATACGGTGAAAATACTTTCCGTAAAGTCAAAGCAGATACCCATTGGGGAACACCAGGTGCTGAATACTGTATGTTCGCATATGGTAATGTTTCATATAACAAAGCCTCTATTGACCGCAATACTGTTTACGTTGATGCAAACTATGAAATAGCAGAAGACGTTGAGTGGTTTGGTCGTGCAATGGTTACACAAAACTCATCGTTTGGTCGTTACGCTCCTCCAGCTGCAGGTTGGAGTAATATGGCTGCTGATAATCCACATAACCCTTATGATGAAGAAACGTTTGGTTATTTCCGTTGGGTTGGTATTGGTAACCGTGATGGTAAAGTTGATGACTATAACCAAGATTACCTAACAGGTTTACGTGGTTCTATTAGTTCTTGGAATGATGCTACATGGGAATTTTATTACCATCACAACATCGCCGACAACAAATCTATCGGTGAGTATTACCTAAGTTATTCAGGGTTAGCTTACAACCAAGCTAATGATATTGATTTAGGCTCTGAAGCCGGTATCAATAACATGAGAGCGACTACTTTAACTCAAGGTAGAGCGACTTTCGACCAGTACAATGGTGGTATCGGGTTTGATGCATTTGAATTGCCAGGTGGTCAAGCTGCTCACTATTTTGGAATGGAATACTTTGACCAAAACTTCAGTGAAGTTTATGACGCTCAGTCTGAAGCTGGTTTAATCGGTGGTAGTGCGGGTAACTCAGCTGGTGGTGACCGTCAAGTATGGGCAGCTTTCTATGAGGTTGCTCTACCAGTTGTTGATAGCGTAGAAATTAACTTAGCTGTTCGTTACGATGATTATAGTGACTTTGGTGGCAACACTGCTCCTAAAGCGTCAGTAAGATGGCAAGCACTTGATAACTTAGTTGTACGTGCTTCATATTCTGAAGCATTCCGTGCACCAGGTTTGGATCAATTGTACGCAGCAACAACATTTAGTGCTGAAACTGCAACAGATTACGCATTCTGTGAATCTAACGGAATTGCTGATTGTCCATCTGGGCAGGTTGATACATACATTAGTGCTAACGATGAGTTAGGTCCTGAAACATCTGAGTACATTAACTTCGGTGTTGCTTGGGATGTGATTGAAGAGTTTGGTGTTAAAGTTGATTACTTTAACTTAAATATTGATGATGTAATTAGTCAACGTTCAAGCACAAGTGTCATGGAAGGTATTGCTGATGGCACACTTGCACCAACAGACACGTTTTATGTTAACCGCGCACCTAGCACAGGTGGCACTTTAGGTAGAGCACTTGAAGTAGGTACTGGTTATGCTAACAGTGACAAGCTTGAAATCGAAGGTATTGATGTTGCATTAAATAGTGCTTTTGAAACAAGTATTGGTGAATTCAATTTTAACTGGCAAAACAGCTTTATCACTAAGTACATCGTTGAAGATGCTGCTGGTACTGATGCTGTAGATACTGCTGGTTGGGCAGGACAACCTGATTACCGCTCTAACTTCACAGCTATCTACTCAATTGGTGACAATAGCTTCAGCTGGAATGCTAACTACATTAGCTCAACTTATGAAGATAAAGATGAAGGTGAATTGGACGATTGGTTAATTCATAACATCTCTTACAGCTATGATGTAGGCAGCTTTGGACTAATTCGTCTTGCTGTGAACAACCTTACTGATGAAGATCCAGTATTAAGTTCAGATGGTAAGTACGAAGATCCTAGCTTATATAACAACTACGGTCGTGAATATCGTGCTAGTTATACTTTGAAGTTCTAA